A genomic region of Methanomassiliicoccus sp. contains the following coding sequences:
- a CDS encoding SIR2 family protein, translating into MPSEEKLTIFNFDKPPILLIGSGITRRYLKNSPDWKGLLQIIANRMEINEGRLVAFRHTARHNCIPEIGEYPRLATELNLYLNEEIKSGRIDPQRLFNEKEYDLFIKGINPIKIIASSALEDLEMTDDESLLDEINIFKKLVDIIPCIVTTNYDCLIEDAIFERKFAVYSRVSDYYLSGSQGIGEIFKIHGTLKEPSTIIINEEDYQEFRDRSKIVSAKLLSTLCDYPMVILGYQLNDGDVKDIINDLISSLDEDKFHEIEKNVIYISYMPGELGFIKTTTNFDYKGKRLAISSLSTDNFKAIFQELSEMIPSASPSKIRKLRQLVKKIIVVGSSAESKYGLIGIDDISPEKYDKLVVAITDENYLRALKEIPIFTSDSMVNSVLSGDSEYDSKAVVKYFQDSKRTRKSEYAPIFHYLRESGMPKEDYGPYLTEYIEEKKKQYRDKLENYIPSTFRSVIRSINVKSLDDVDRAISSVAEYAKPLLIMYYYQQEAISEEEALIMLRRISDEWKSRPESELTGNCRSNFKCAITYLAFKEMGLEN; encoded by the coding sequence ATGCCCTCGGAGGAAAAGTTAACAATATTTAATTTTGATAAGCCACCCATTCTTTTAATTGGTTCTGGGATTACGCGCAGATATTTGAAAAATTCTCCTGACTGGAAAGGACTCCTTCAGATAATCGCAAACAGAATGGAGATTAATGAGGGTAGACTTGTAGCCTTCAGGCATACAGCCAGGCATAACTGTATCCCAGAAATAGGAGAGTATCCAAGATTGGCAACGGAATTAAATCTTTACTTGAATGAAGAAATAAAGAGTGGACGTATCGATCCTCAAAGGCTATTTAATGAAAAAGAATATGATTTATTCATCAAGGGAATAAATCCTATAAAAATTATTGCGTCATCGGCCCTGGAAGACCTTGAAATGACGGATGATGAATCTTTATTAGATGAGATAAATATATTTAAAAAATTAGTAGATATAATCCCATGTATTGTGACAACTAATTATGATTGTCTTATTGAAGACGCCATATTTGAAAGGAAATTTGCAGTATATTCACGAGTGTCAGATTACTATCTTTCTGGTTCTCAGGGGATAGGTGAGATATTCAAGATCCATGGAACGTTAAAAGAACCTAGCACCATCATTATTAATGAAGAGGATTACCAAGAATTTCGAGACAGGTCAAAAATCGTCTCGGCTAAACTTCTCTCCACGTTATGTGACTATCCAATGGTAATTCTGGGATACCAGTTAAATGATGGAGATGTTAAGGATATTATTAATGACCTAATTTCGTCCTTGGATGAAGACAAATTTCATGAAATTGAGAAAAATGTAATTTATATTTCTTATATGCCAGGAGAGTTAGGATTTATAAAGACCACGACGAATTTTGACTATAAAGGAAAAAGACTCGCAATATCCTCTTTAAGCACTGATAATTTTAAAGCAATATTTCAAGAATTATCGGAAATGATACCTTCTGCATCACCGTCGAAAATCAGAAAACTGAGACAATTGGTAAAAAAAATCATCGTTGTAGGGAGTTCTGCGGAAAGCAAATATGGGCTGATAGGAATAGATGACATATCTCCTGAAAAATATGACAAGCTCGTTGTAGCAATTACAGATGAAAATTATTTGCGCGCGTTGAAGGAAATACCAATCTTCACATCCGATAGCATGGTAAATAGCGTCTTATCTGGGGATTCGGAATATGATTCAAAAGCAGTGGTAAAATATTTCCAAGACTCTAAAAGAACAAGGAAAAGTGAATACGCTCCAATTTTCCATTACCTTAGAGAATCTGGTATGCCAAAAGAAGACTACGGTCCATACTTAACCGAATATATCGAAGAGAAGAAAAAACAGTATAGAGATAAGCTTGAGAACTACATTCCATCCACATTCCGATCTGTCATAAGATCGATAAATGTGAAATCATTGGACGATGTAGACAGAGCCATATCTTCAGTGGCAGAATACGCAAAACCCCTCCTGATTATGTATTATTACCAACAAGAAGCGATTTCTGAGGAAGAGGCGTTAATAATGCTACGCAGAATAAGTGACGAGTGGAAGAGCCGACCAGAAAGTGAACTTACTGGAAATTGTCGATCAAATTTTAAATGTGCAATCACATACTTAGCCTTCAAAGAAATGGGGCTAGAAAATTAA
- a CDS encoding DNA methyltransferase: MEHRFPSTRYQGSKQKLVGWIWDSIKDLSFDSFLDAFSGTGSVGYHVKQHGKRIVSNDILKFNHQIALSLIQNDAVTLSDEDIRMVLTNDPSIDYPTFVQDTFKDIYYTDEENAFLDMALTNISYLDDEIKRALAYSALGQACLVKRPFNLFHRKNLYVRFAEVDRSFGNKTTWDGEFAGFFSRFAEEFDQAVFSNGRENKAMNEDAFDLLEYTDLVYIDTPYLSDGGVGVDYAQFYHFLEGMVDYDNWRSRIDMGSKHRRLMVGRTPWTDRNEIGGAFDQLIRKFSDRIMVISYRSPGIPSERTICDIVGQYCSVVKVVRKEYKYVLSKKVERKNGELLIIGYT; this comes from the coding sequence ATGGAACATCGGTTCCCCTCCACGAGATACCAGGGCTCGAAACAAAAGCTAGTAGGGTGGATCTGGGACTCCATAAAGGACCTGTCCTTCGATAGCTTTCTCGACGCCTTCAGCGGCACCGGATCAGTAGGTTACCATGTAAAACAGCATGGAAAAAGGATCGTATCTAATGACATTCTCAAGTTCAACCATCAGATCGCGCTTTCTCTGATCCAGAACGATGCCGTCACGCTGAGCGATGAAGACATAAGAATGGTCCTCACCAACGATCCCTCGATAGACTACCCCACTTTCGTTCAGGATACGTTCAAAGATATCTACTATACGGATGAGGAAAATGCCTTCCTGGACATGGCCCTAACGAACATTTCCTATCTCGATGATGAGATAAAAAGGGCTCTGGCCTATTCGGCATTGGGGCAAGCCTGTCTGGTCAAAAGGCCGTTCAATCTGTTCCATCGGAAGAACCTTTACGTCAGATTTGCCGAGGTCGATCGCTCCTTTGGTAACAAGACCACCTGGGATGGGGAGTTCGCTGGTTTTTTCTCAAGGTTCGCAGAGGAGTTCGATCAGGCCGTGTTCTCTAACGGCCGTGAGAACAAGGCGATGAACGAGGACGCCTTCGACCTCCTCGAATACACGGATCTGGTTTACATCGACACCCCCTACTTATCCGATGGGGGCGTAGGAGTGGACTATGCACAGTTCTATCATTTTCTCGAGGGGATGGTTGACTATGATAATTGGCGGTCGCGGATCGATATGGGTTCCAAGCACCGTAGGTTGATGGTAGGTAGAACGCCCTGGACAGATAGGAACGAGATCGGAGGGGCCTTTGATCAGCTGATAAGAAAGTTTAGTGATCGAATTATGGTCATATCCTACAGATCGCCGGGCATACCCAGTGAGAGGACGATCTGCGATATCGTGGGTCAGTACTGCAGTGTGGTCAAAGTTGTGAGGAAGGAGTACAAGTACGTGCTGAGCAAGAAGGTGGAGCGTAAGAACGGTGAGCTTTTGATCATCGGCTACACCTAG
- a CDS encoding ATP-binding cassette domain-containing protein translates to MPLNPVIEMKRVNITKGRATILHDVDLMIDSGERVVILGPNGSGKSSLIKTMIGDNRFDTSVEGASVRIRGKEEWSLFDVRRAFGTVSGDLQHEFYRDLTALEAVISGYFGSVGTNRSQEVTEGMRDAAVRSLSCIGISHLARRTMSTLSTGEARRVLIARALVNEPEALILDEPMSSLDLTGKCSVRSSMRMLAQSGKTIILVTHDPSDIIPEIERVIMMRDGSIFKDGGMDLLNENILSFLYGVNVSLRKDDDRFFAWS, encoded by the coding sequence ATGCCACTCAATCCAGTCATAGAGATGAAGAGGGTCAACATCACCAAGGGTCGCGCCACCATCCTTCATGATGTGGATCTCATGATCGACAGTGGGGAGAGGGTAGTGATACTTGGGCCGAACGGCTCGGGAAAGTCCTCACTGATCAAGACGATGATCGGGGACAACCGATTCGACACATCGGTAGAAGGGGCCTCAGTAAGGATACGCGGCAAGGAGGAGTGGTCCTTGTTCGATGTCCGCCGTGCCTTCGGGACCGTCTCGGGCGACCTTCAGCACGAATTCTACCGTGACCTCACCGCACTTGAGGCGGTGATATCCGGATATTTCGGTTCTGTTGGGACCAACCGATCTCAGGAAGTTACTGAAGGCATGAGGGATGCGGCGGTCAGGTCCCTATCCTGCATAGGCATCTCTCATCTGGCGAGGAGAACGATGTCGACTCTCTCCACGGGCGAGGCCCGCAGAGTGCTAATAGCAAGAGCGTTGGTCAACGAGCCTGAAGCCCTGATATTGGACGAGCCGATGAGCTCTCTGGACCTGACTGGTAAGTGCAGTGTCCGGTCTTCCATGCGCATGCTTGCGCAGAGCGGCAAGACCATCATACTGGTCACCCACGATCCCTCTGATATCATCCCCGAGATCGAACGGGTCATAATGATGAGGGACGGCAGCATCTTCAAGGACGGGGGGATGGACCTTCTCAATGAGAATATTTTATCCTTTCTTTACGGCGTGAATGTCAGTCTAAGAAAAGACGATGATCGTTTCTTCGCCTGGTCGTAG